The Medicago truncatula cultivar Jemalong A17 chromosome 4, MtrunA17r5.0-ANR, whole genome shotgun sequence genome includes a region encoding these proteins:
- the LOC11431026 gene encoding auxin-responsive protein SAUR78, translated as MAKGGKLMKLKSALKKWNSFGNGKQSRHSISAVADEDSSSSRSDLHTVFVGKSRRLYRVTSDVVDNPVFRELVERSRETEQQNDTVNVVACEVVLFEHLLWMLENADPQPESLDELVDFYAC; from the coding sequence ATGGCAAAAGGTGGAAAGCTAATGAAGCTAAAATCAGCACTCAAAAAATGGAACTCATTTGGAAACGGAAAACAGAGCCGTCACAGCATCAGCGCCGTCGCCGACGAAGACTCATCGTCTTCAAGATCCGACCTCCACACCGTCTTCGTAGGAAAGTCTCGCCGCCTCTACCGTGTCACCTCCGACGTTGTTGACAACCCTGTCTTCCGTGAACTCGTTGAAAGGTCCCGTGAAACAGAACAACAAAACGACACTGTCAATGTTGTTGCTTGTGAGGTTGTCCTTTTCGAACATTTGTTATGGATGCTTGAAAATGCTGATCCTCAACCTGAATCTCTTGATGAACTTGTCGATTTTTACGCTTGTTAG